Genomic window (Kosakonia sp. BYX6):
CGCCAAACGGTCTCCAGCCTGAGTGGCTCAACCCCAGCACACTGCGCACCCACAGCATCACTGCGGGGTGCTGCCTTAACCATTGATGTAACTTTGAGGGATCAAAGAAATCTAAATGAAGGTTGTGACCGTTTGGATCACTCTTCACTGCTTCACGCATTGCCTGTAAGCGGGATTTTCTCATGGGCGGAGAACAATCATCTTCAAGGCTTACGATGACGTAGCTTCCACCCGTTGCGGCGAGTTCGGCGAGAGTGGCTGACAATATCCCTTTGGGACACATCTCTTTTTTAATTGATGAGGCCTTCATGGAATGCTTTTTGGCTTGAAAAACGGTATTCGGCTTGACGATAAACCCAGTTTTGAAATCTGCGTTGGCAACATTTACCAAAATATCGATTCCGTCGTCTGGTGCGGTAATTGAACCACCCCAAAAAACCTGCGCGGGGCTTTCTCCGACAGATGCTAATTCGGCTTCAGCCAGGCGAGCAATCAGCTCTTCTAACTGCTCATCGGAAAGCTGTCGCAACTTTTCCTTTTCCAAATCAAAAATGTTCACCCACGCTCCTTGCCGAAATTAACTGCGATGATGGCATGAATATACACCCAGTGGTTGAGGCATTCATATTTATGATAAAGACATGAGTCATTTCCGCGCGTTACAGATGACGCCCCGCCTTTTTACGGCTACGCTTTTACTGCCTAAAACCTCACTCAACAAGACAATCGCCATGTTTAAACGCCTCCTTTCTGCTATCACCAGCAAAAATTCACCTGAACCTGAAAGCCCCGCAACCGAGCCCCAGCAAAACGAAGCGTTGATCGTCGCGTATGACGCGTACGGGCGCGAGATGCATATCACCCGCAGCGAATGGCGTGAAAAAGTGTTCCTGCCTTCGTTACAGGAAAAGTGGCACGATGCCGCCGAACTTTATGATGCGATCCTTTCTGGTCTGAACGATGGCTTTGTCGCCGATCTGATCCCCGCGGCGGAGCGGTTGGTCGAAATCGATGACATCCCGGAACGCAGCCACACCGCGCAGGGCATTGTGTTGATGGAAAACGGTCAGCTAGATGCGGCGGAAAATTCGCTGCGTGCCGGTATCGGTAAAGTCGGAGCGACGGGCACGTTGCTGACCAATCTGGCGAAAGTATTTGCCGGGCGCGGGGAAGACGATCGTGCGGACGAAATTTTGTGGCAGGCTGTGCAGGCGGATCCCAATCAGGACAACGGCTTGCTGTGGTGGGCGACGATTGCGCGTGAGCGCGGCGGCGAGGCCGGTTACCTGGCAGCGTTGAACACCGCTTCGGCATTGCCCGGCAGTTGGCGGGCGCAATTATGGTTAGCACGTCATCATCTGGAAAATAAAGAGGTTGCGGCGGCGCGTGCCTTATATGAACAGGTGCTGGCAGGTGGCAAGTACGACGGCGGCGCGCTGATGATGATTTCCGGCGATCTTGGCAACAATGGCGAGATCGCGCTGATCGGCGAATTGATCGCCCCCGTTTATGACGAACACAAACACGATCCGATGGCCGGCCTCAATTTGCTGCGGGCCTGGCAGGCGCTCGGCAATGTAGAAGAGGGCGAAAAACTGCTCGCGCGCCTCTACGCGCTGGGTTACGCGCCGCTGAAACAGCCTCTTGATGAGTTCGCGAAGGCTTTTCAGCAGATGCGTCAGCAGGAAGCGCAGGCGGTGCCTGCCGATCCGCAGCAGTTGCAAGTCAGTACGCTGGCATTGACCCAACCGATTTGGCACTACGGTTTGGCCAGCGCCGACTGGTTGTTCACCCATAAACCGGAAGGTGCACCGCAAGTCGGTTTCTTCGCGCTGTCTAAGATTTCCAATGGTATTGAGCGCACTGAATCGCAACGTGAAGATGATATCGGGCGGTTGACGCGCGCCATTCCGCTCTATTTTGCCGAAGCGGTGCATTACTGGAGCGATTACGCAAGCTGCTGCTATGTGCAGGTGGTCGAAGGCGGCGGTCCGGTTGTTTTAGGTGGCGAACTGGATGGCAATGACCTGTTCACCATTGTACCGCCGACCATGAAGTATTTTGTCACCGGTGAAATGGGCTATACCGGCGAAGGCGACGTGCGGGAATGGCAGATATCACTCAGCCTCTGGAACTGCATCACCCGCGAAAAACAGGCGACCGAAAGCGCTCGCGTCGCGCAACCGGAACTCGGCGCGTTAATTCTGGGCCTTGAGCAACGACTACTCGCGCATGTCGGCGAACAACGTGAACAGCCGCAGGATGCGTTCTACCTGCGTCCTTCCACGGAAGCGATGGACATTTACCTGAGTGAGCTGGGCCAGGCGTTCACCCTGACGCTGGTCGCCAATGAAAAATTGCCGCGCTCGGCGATTTGGGGCGAACGGGCAATGCTCGACTGGCCGCTGCATATGGCATTGCAATGGCCGCAGACGGAAGTGTCAAAGCTGATGTATCTTTCGGGGCTTGGCAAAGCGTTCGATTACAAATCCGACGTGCTGGCGGAGTACCAACAACGCAGTCTGGAGCTGCTGCGCGATGCCGAAACAACCCAAAGTGTGGCGGCAAAACTCGCGCCGCTGGTGTGGAAGATTTTCGGCATGACGGATGAATTCAACGCGCATCGGCAGAACTTGCCCGCAGAAGCGAACGACGCGTATCTCGCCTGGCTGGCGCGCGTTGCTGAAAAATAATCCCAGGTGATGTTATCGAAATCGTCAGCCAACGCGTCTGTGTTGCTGACGATTTTTCTTTTTGGCGTGCTGACTTTTTTCAGGCGTACAAAAAAACCACGCTAGTTAGCGTGTCAATAAAATCGAAGAAAATCTTAGCGTTGTGCGGTGGGATCGATAGTTTGACTGATAGGTTGCAGTTGGTTTTTTTCCTGGTGATGGTACCAGGCACCAATAGAGGAATAGACGAAACGGCCGAAGAAAAAGAGGAAACTGATAAGAAGTACGATACGGGTCATGCGACTGTCAAATCGATGTCGTTTTCGCATACTGGTTGCCTGACTCACAATGGTTCCTTTAGGAATACCCGATCAACGGGCGACTCGGACATTAAGGCACACTCTTTCGAGAAGATCAATTAAGCCTGGTGCAAAAACGCATTGAATAAAATATCAGCAAGATTTATATAAGATAAATTAAATATTTATCTACAAAATAAAAAACGATGAGATCAGATTAAATCAGGGAAATAAAAAGGTGTCGAAGAAGGTTTTTTGATGTAGATCAATTGTCCGTTACTGTTCACATCTAGAATTCCACATCGCCCGCGTACTGGCACTTATCGTGCCCCGCACAGTCAGGTCGGATGCCTGCCTGAAACACCTACCGGGATCCGGGTATGTTTGTCGAGCATCTATGTCATTTATAAATAAGTACAATTACTACAAAGACAAATGGTGGGCTTTGCCGCTCATCGTGACGCCTGTTTTGTATCCACTGTTTAGCATGGCTAATACGTTTACCCTTATTTCCGGGCAGGAAGTCATTCTTTATTACCTGCCGATGGCGTTATTGATTGCCATGATGATGTTTTATGGCTGGGTGGCGTTGCCGGGCATTGTTATTGCGCTGATTTGCCATTACAGCTCCGCCGGGCCGCTGGGTGTGATGGTGAAAAGCCTGCATCTGCTGTTTCCTGTATTACTCAGTTGGCTGGGTTATCGCATTTTTGTCACGCGGCGGCATAAAGTGGCGTATGGCACGGCGGAACTGGTTTCCCAGCGCGTCTTCTGGCAGGTGCTTTGTCCCGCCTCCATCTATCTGATCATCCTTGAACTCGGCGTCTGGCTGAATTTTTACGATCGCCCGGTAAGCGAAAGCGGGGCGATGGCGTTCAATGTTCCGATGCTCATCAACTATCAGGGGCTGCTGGTGGGTTCTATCACCGGCGTTCCTTTTAGTTATTTATTGATACGGATTATTCGCCACCCGCGCTATGCGCTCTCGTGGTTCTCGCAGTTGCGCCAGGAAGTGGACCGCAAAGTCACGCGCACCGAGATGGTGGTCTGGCTTGGCATTATCACCATCATCCTGCTGCTATTGCTGCGACCGCTGAATAAAAACAGCACCATTTTCAGTACTAACTACACGCTCTCTCTGCTGCTGCCAGTAATGCTGTGGGGGTCGATGCGTTACGGCTTCCGCTTTATGTCGTTTATCTGGACGCCGATTCTGATCGTCTCCATTCACTTTTTTTACCGTTATTTGCCGCTTTTCCCCGCGTGGGATGTGCAACTGGCAATAGCTTCCTCAAGCTATCTGGTGTTCTCGTTTATCATTCTGGCGATGGCAGTAATGGCGACCCGGCAGCGGCTGGTGCACGATCGCGCCCGTCGGCTGGCGTTTATCGATCCTGTCGCCAATATGCCGAACCTGCGCGCGCTGAGCCGGGCGTTGGCTGATGCGCCCTGGTCGGTGCTCTGCTTTTTACGCATACCGGAACTGGAACTGTTAGGGCGAAATTACGGTGTTTTACTGCGCATTCAGTACAAACAACGCATGGCAAGCTGGCTCAAACCTTTGCTGTCGCCGGAAGAGAGCGTGTATCAGCTTTCCGGTCACGATCTGGTGATTCGGCTGAACACGCAGTCTCACCAGACGCGCATTGAAGAACTGGATGCGCGCGTGAAACAGTTCCGCTTTGTCTGGGACGACATGCCGCTGCAACCGCAGGTCGGGCTAAGTTATTGCTATGTGCGCTCGCCGGTTAAACATCTCTACTTGCTGCTGGGCGAAATGAGCACCATTGCGGATCTCTCACTTGCAACCAACCACCCGGAAAACCTGCAAAACCGGGGCGCGGCGAATTTACAGCGCAGCCTGAAAAGCAAAGTGGATGTGATGAACCGCCTGCAACTGGCGCTGGAGCAAGACCATTTTGAATTGATGGCGCAGCTGATTTACGGGGTGCGCGGCGATGACTACTACGAGATCCTGCTGCGCATGCGCGAAGAGAATGGCGCCAGTATCAGCCCGGACGAGTTTTTGCCGGTGGCGCATGAGTTTGGTTTGTCATCGCGCATCGATATGTGGGTTATCGAACATGTGTTGGGGTTTATGGCGCAACACCGCGAGGCGTTACCGGCCCAGCGTTTTTCCATTAACCTCTCCCCGGCATCGATTTGTCGCACGCATTTCGCCCAGGAAGTGCGCCGCTTATTGGACAAATACGCGGTCGAAGCCTGGCAATTAATTTTCGAAATCACGGAAAGCAACACTCTGACCAACTTGCAGCAGGCAAACCACACGCTGGCACAATTGCAACAGATGGGTTGCCGGGTGGCGATTGATGACTTTGGCACCGGTTATGCCAGCTATGCACGGTTAAAAACCGTGAATGCCGATATCCTGAAAATCGATGGCAGCTTTATTCGCAATATTGTTTCTAACAGCCTGGATTACCAGATTGTGGCGTCGATTTGCCATCTGGCGCGAATGAAGAAAATGCTGGTGGTGGCGGAATATGTTGAAAGTGAAGAGATACGCAGCGCGGCGATCGCGCTGGGTATCGATTATTTGCAGGGCTATCTGATTGGTAAGCCTGCGCCGTTAGAGCGGCTCGTCGCGCAGGCGTAATTCAACGCGTGGCGGATCAGGCCGCTACGTCCGGGGATTGCTCTTCTTCGATTTTCAATCGCCAGCCGGTAACCGCTTCCCAGTATTCCTGCTCTTTTTCCAGATCCAGCAACACCAGCGCGTTCTGGCTAAACCAGTCGTGCGGGAAGCTGAGCGTCCAGTGGTTGTCATCGGTTTTCAGGCGCAGCGTCGGCGGCGTGGTGGTCGCCTGGCGCTGGTTATTCAGCAACACGCCCAAACGTAGAATCTGCACCAGCGGCAAGAACTGCTTCTTTTTAAACAGCGTAAACCGCGGGATCTCATCGAGCTTGATAGCCTTACGATGGTAACGTACTAAGGTTGCCATCATCAGTTGCTGCTCCTGATTAAAACCGGGCAAATCGCTGTTTTGCAGAATATACGCCGAATGGCGGTGCATCCCGCTGTGGTTAATGTTCAACCCCACTTCGTGCAGCATCGCTGCCCATTTGAGCAGCGCCGCCAATTGCGGATTACTCAGCTTGGGGTTTTGCGCTTGCCACTGATCGTACATCAGCGTGGTGGTTTCCAGTACGCGACGCGCCTGTTCGCGGTCGATGTTGTACTGGCTGGCCAGGCTTTGCGCGGTGCGGCTGCGAATGTCCTGATGGCGGAAACGGCCTTCCATTTCGTACAGCACGCCTTCGCGCAATGCACCGTCGGAAAGACGCAGCTCGCGAATCGCCAGTGCATCGAACACGCCGCAAAGGATAGCCAAACCCGGCACAAACACCGCTTTGCGTTCCTCGGAAAGTCCTGGCAGGCTCAGTTCGCTGAAGCTTTTGTACTTCAGCACTTCTGCGACCAGTTTTTCCAGCCGATCCGGGGTGATAAGGCCATCTTTCTCGCCGGAGGCGATCAGCACTTCATACACCGCTTTGATACTGCCGGAGGCGCCCATCGCCACGTTCCAGCCCTGAATGCGGAACTGCCAGGCAAGGGACTCCAGCTTTTGCGTCGCCGCCATGCGCGCACGGCGGAAGTTTTCGCCGTTGATGGTGTCGCCCATAAAGTACATCTGCGCGAAGCTGACGCAGCCCATACGGCGGCTTTCAACCAGCTTCGGTTCGAAATCTTCGCCGATCACCAGTTCCGTTGAACCGCCGCCGATATCAATCACCAGCTTGCGGCCTTTTTCCGGCTGCGTGTGTTCCACGCCCATAAAAATCAGGCGCGCTTCCTCATTGCCAGGAATGATTTCAATCGGATAGGGGATCACTTTTTCTGCGCGTTTGAGAAACTCTGGCGCGTTTAACGCCTGGCGCAGCGTGTGTGTCCCCACAATGCACACGCTTGATGGCTCAAAGCCTTGCAGCCGCTCGGCGAAAAGCGACAGGCAAGCCAGCCCGCGTTCCATCGCCTCTTCACTCAGCATATTGTTGCTGTCCAACCCATCAGCCAGGTGGACGCGTTGCTTAAGACGGCCGATGATTTGCATCGCCCCGTCGACCACACGTGCAATCACCATGTGGAAACTATTGGAACCCAGGTCGACCGCGGCAAACTCTTCCGGTCGTGGCATCTTTTCTTGTATCGGCATAGATTAATCGGGTTGTTCGAGTGATTTGATGTAGTCGTAAATCGCCAGTTGCGCCCGCACTTTACGGCGATTGCCGCGCGGCACATAACGATTGCTCAGTTCTTTATCGATGTATCGGGCCTTCACGGTATCACTGAACAGCAGCTCAATGATATCCAGAACGCGCTGTTTAAGCCGCGGATCAAGCAGTGGGGCCGCCACTTCGATACGGTAATCAATATTTCGCGTCATCCAGTCAGCGGACGAGAGATAGACTCGCTTGTCGCCGCCGTTCTCAAAAATATAGATGCGATCGTGCTCAAGATAACGGTCAACGATGCTGATGACGCGAATATTTTCACTGATGCCTTCTAAATCCGGGATCAGCGAGCACATGCCGCGCACCAGCAGATTCACCGGCACGCCGGAACTGGAGGCGGCGTACAGGCGATCCACCAGGCTTTTATCCACGAGGTTGTTCAGCTTCAGCGTAATGCCGGATGGCTGACCGTTTTGCGCGTTGGCAATCTCGGCATCGATCATGTCATACAGCAAACGACGCGAGTTTTGCGGTGACACCAGCAGGTATTCGAAATTCACCGGGCGATAGGGGTTTTCGATAAAGTTGAACACCCGGCGCACTTCATTGGTGATGCGCGCATCGGCGGTAATCAGCGAATAGTCGGTGTAGATCCGCGCGGTTTTCTCGTTGAAGTTGCCGGTACCAATGTGCGCGTAGCGCACGATTTCCTCGCCTTCCATGCGTGAGATGAGGAACAGCTTGGCGTGAATTTTCAAACCTGGCGCGGAGAAGATCACTTGCGCACCAGCTTCTGTCAGCCGTTTCGCCCAGTGAATATTGGCTTCTTCATCAAAGCGCGCCTGCAACTCCACCACCACGGTGACTTTTTTGCCATTGTGCGCGGCGTGGATCATCGAATCGATAATGCGCGAATCTTTCGCCACGCGGTAAATATTGATTTTGATGGCCAGCACGTTCGGGTCGAACGATGCCTGTCGTAGCAATTCAAGGACATGCTCGAATGTGTGATATGGGTAGTAGAGCAGCACATCGCGTTCGCGGATGGCGTCGAAACCGTTGCGGAATTTATCAAACCAAACGTGGCGCAAACGCGGCAGCGGCTTGTTGACCAGGTTGGCTTTGCCGACATTCGGGAAGCCGATAAAGTCTTTGAAGTTATGGTAACGCCCGCCGGGAATGATCGAGTCGTAGCGGGAGATGGTCAGCTTTTCGCGCAGCATTTCGACCATCGCGTCCGGCATATCGCGCTGGTAAACAAAACGCACCGGCTCGGCGGTCAAACGCTGTTTCAGGCTTGATGACATCAGCTCCATCAGGCTCGATTCCATCTCGTGCACCAGATCATATTCGGCGTCACGGGTCATTTTCATCGAGTAGGCGTTCAGCGTGTCGTAATCAAAGAAGCCTTTGAAGATATCATCCAGGCAGTAACGCAGAATGTTATCCAGCAGGATCATTGGCTTGCGGCGGCGCGGTGTTTCCGGTGGCAGGTTGACGAAGCGCGGCACTTTGTCCGATGGGATCTCAAGCAGGGCGTAACGCGTATCGTCGCCGCGAATGATTTCCACCGCCAGATAGGTGTAATCATCTTTTAAGAAACGCACCAGGTTGGTTTCGCGGTTAATCAATGTCGGCGTGATGTGCTGGCGAAGATATTGTTTGAAGTAGCTACGCAGCCAGCTTTGTTGATTCTGGGAAAGCTGGCGTTCGTTAATCAGAAAGATTTGATTACGCGCCATCTCCAGCAGCAGATCGTTATACAGACCGTCGAACTCCTGATCGGCCTTCAGTACGCGAGACTGAATTTTTCCCAGCAGATGACGTGAATTGGTGGCAACACCTTGCTCTTCGCTGATGATCAGCCGACGTTTAAGTTCCGCGAAACGGACTTTGTAGAATTCATCAAGGTTATTGGAATAGATCCCCAAAAAACGCATACGTTCGATAAGAGGATTACTCTTGTCCGCCGCTTCTTGTAAAACGCGTTCGTTAAAGCACAACCAGCTTAGTTCTTTTTCGAGATATAACTTTTCCTGACCCATTCCTGTTTACACTCCGGTTCTATCTCGGGGCACGGCAAATCCCTCTCGCGCTCGCAGTACCCCGACTTACAGGTGAACGTTGCTGGCGTTCCTTCGTAAAACACAATTGATTATGGCGAGCTTTGCTATGAGATGTCCAACTATGACAAAAAAGTATGACAGTAATCTGTTTTATTGCCTGGCGGGATGAAAATACGCGAAAGATGAGGGAAAGTTTGTCCGGGGCGCGATGCTTACCGGGCCTACAAAACCCTGTAGGCCGGATAAAGCACCAGCCGCCATCCGACAAGAAAGATAAAACGCTGTACTTATGATTCGTCGGCGGCATAGCCTTCGGGGGGTAAACAAACCCCATCCAGCCAGGCGCTGTTCTCTTTCATGGTCAAGCGACCTTCAACAAACCAACTCACCACCAGCGGGTAAATGGCGTGTTCCTGCGCCTGCACGCGTTCGGTCACTTCGTCTTCCGTATCGCCATCAAACACCGGCACTTTCGCCTGCAAAATCACCGGGCCGCCGTCCAGCTCATCCGTGACAAAGTGCACGCTGGTGCCGTGCTCTTCGTCGCCGTTTTCCAGCACCTGGCGATGGGTATGCAAACCGGGATATTTCGGTAACAGGGAAGGGTGGATATTCAACAGGCGACCGGCATAATGCGCTACAAACGCCGGGCTGAGGATGCGCATGTAACCCGCCAGCACCACCAAATCCGGGGCGTAGGCGTCAATTTCCAGCATCAATTCACGGTCGAACGCATCGCGGCTGGCGAACTGTTCGGCACTCAGCGCATGAGCGGGAATGTTGGCTTCCCGCGCACGCTCAAGGCCGAAAGCATCGGCCTTGTTACTGAAGACTGCCCGCAGGGTGCCGTTGATTTTCTTCTGTTTGCAGGCATCAATAATCGCCTGCAAATTACTGCCGTTACCGGAAATCAGCACCACAATGTTTTTCATTCAATGACCACACGCTCACTGGAATCGGATGCTTTGATAATACCGATTTTCCACGCGTTTTCACCTTTGGTATTCAGGAAATCAATGGCTTTATCCGCTTCTTGCGCGGGAAGAGCGATAACCATCCCGACGCCGCAGTTGAAGGTGCGGTACATCTCATGGCGGCTGACATTCCCGGCGTTTTGCAGCCAGTTAAAGACGGCCGGCCACTGCCAGGAGGATTCATCAATCACTGCTTGCGTGTTGTCTGGCAGCACGCGCGGGATGTTTTCCCAGAAACCGCCGCCGGTCAGGTGAGCGATGGCATGCACGTCGACATTCGCAATCAGCTCAAGCACAGATTTCACATAAATGCGGGTGGGTTCCAGCAGATGGTCAGCGAGGGGTTTGCCTTCCAGTTGCGTGGTTAGCGGGTCGGCGCCGCTCACTTCGAGGACTTTACGCACCAGCGAATAGCCATTGGAGTGTGGGCCGCTGGAGGCCAGCGCCACCAGCACATCACCGTCAGCCACTTTGGTGCCATCGATGATTTCTGATTTTTCTACCACGCCGACGCAGAAACCGGCCACGTCGTAATCATCGCCGTGATACATCCCCGGCATTTCCGCCGTTTCGCCGCCAACCAGCGCACAGCCAGATTGCAAGCAGCCTTCGGCAATGCCGTTAATGACGCTTGCTGCGGTATCAACATCCAGCTTGCCGGTCGCGTAATAGTCGAGGAAGAACAGCGGCTCAGCGCCTTGTACCACCAGGTCGTTAACGCACATGGCCACCAGGTCGATGCCGATGGTGTCGTGACGTTGCAGATCCATTGCCAGACGCAGTTTGGTGCCTACGCCGTCAGTGCCGGAAACCAGTACTGGCTCACGATATTTTTGCGGCAGCGCGCACAGCGCACCGAAGCCGCCCAGACCGCCCATCACTTCCGGACGGCGGGTCTTCTTCACCACGCCTTTGATTCGGTCAACCAGAGCATTGCCCGCGTCAATATCAACACCGGCATCTTTATAGCTGAGAGAGGTTTTATCGGTCACTGCTTCAGTCCCCACGCGTTTATTTACTAGCGGTAGAAATAAAATTCGGCGCAATTCTAGCAGCCAAGGCAAACGTTTGCGAGTCCATTATTTCAGGGCACGCTGGATTCTTACGATATACTCTTTTCCAGTCTAATTGATCGCGATCAAGCAGCTGTCTATAGCGCAACGGAAAAAAAGCGGTATAATCCGGCGATTTTTTTTGTGGCTGCCACCTGTCTGGGGAAGGAGAAGAGTATGAAGGTCGTGGAAGTAAAACACCCACTCGTCAAACACAAGCTGGGCCTGATGCGAGAGAACGACATCAGCACCAAACGCTTTCGTGAACTCGCCTCGGAAGTCGGCAGCCTGCTGACGTATGAAGCAACAGCAGACCTGGAAACTGAAAAAGTCACCATCGAAGGCTGGAACGGCCCGGTGCAGGTTGACCAGATCAAAGGCAAGAAAATCACCGTTGTACCAATCCTGCGTGCTGGTCTTGGCATGATGGAAGGCGTGCTGGAGCACGTGCCGAGCGCGCGCATCAGCGTCGTCGGTATCTACCGAAATGAAGAAACCCTGGAGCCAGTACCGTATTTCCAGAAGCTGGTTTCCAATATCGACGAGCGTATGGCGCTGGTGGTTGACCCGATGTTGGCAACCGGTGGTTCGATGATCGCCACTATCGACCTGCTGAAAAATGCCGGCTGCCACAGCATTAAAGTGCTGGTACTGGTTGCCGCGCCCGAAGGTCTGGCGGCGCTGGAAAAAGCGCACCCGGATGTCGAACTCTACACCGCGTCGATTGACCAGGGCCTTAACGAACACGGGTACATCATTCCTGGTCTCGGCGATGCCGGCGACAAAATCTTTGGTACGAAATAACGAATTAAACATCGAAAGCCGACTTTGATAGTCGGCTTTTTTTTGGGATTCATAACACTGCCCGCCAACCTGGACGGGCAGACAACAACAACACTCAGAGGAAAACACTATGACGCGCCGTGCTATCGGGGTGAGTGAAAGACCGCCGCTTTTGCAGACGATCCCGCTTAGTTTACAGCACCTGTTCGCCATGTTCGGCGCAACCGTGCTGGTGCCAATCCTGTTTCACATCAACCCGGCCACCGTGCTGCTGTTCAATGGTGTCGGGACGCTGCTGTACATCTTTATCTGTAAAGGGAAAATCCCGGCTTATCTCGGCTCCAGCTTTGCCTTTATTTCCCCGGTATTGCTGCTGTTGCCGCTGGGTTACGAAGTGGCGCTCGGCGGCTTTATCATGTGCGGCGTGCTGTTCTGTCTCGTCTCTTTTATCGTGAAAAAAGCCGGTACCGGCTGGCTGGATGTGATGTTCCCGCCTGCGGCAATGGGCGCAATCGTTGCCGTTATCGGCCTGGAACTGGCGGGCGTGGCGGCGAATATGGCCGGATTGCTGCCAGCCGACGGGCAGAGCGCGGATTCGCGAACCGTCATTATTTCGCTGGTGACGCTCGGCGTGACGGTGTTTGGCTCGGTGTTGTTTCGCGGTTTTTTGGCGATTATCCCGATCCTCATCGGCGTGCTGGCGGGCTACGCGCTCTCCTTCGCAATGGGCGTTGTTGATACCACGCCGATTGCCCAGGCGCACTGGTTCGCTCTGCCAACCTTCTACACGCCGCGTTTTGAGTGGTTTGCGATTTTCACCATTCTGCCGGCGGCACTGGTGGTGATTGCCGAGCACGTGGGTCATCTGGTGGTGACAGCGAATATCGTCAAAAAAGATCTGATCCGCGATCCAGGCCTGCATCGCTCAATGTTTGCTAACGGTTTGTCGACGATGATCTCCGGTTTCTTTGGTTCTACGCCGAACACCACTTACGGCGAGAATATCGGCGTGATGGCGATCACTCGCGTATACAGTACCTGGGTGATTGGCGGCGCGGCGATCATCGCCATCCTGCTCTCTTGCGTGGGTAAACTGGCGGCGGCTATCCAAATCATTCCGGTACCGGTAATGGGCGGCGTTTCGCTGCTGCTGTACGGGGTCATCGGCGCGTCCGGTATTCGCGTACTGATCGAATCGAAAGTCGATTACAGCAAAGCACAAAACTTGATCCTGACCTCCGTGATCCTGATTATCGGTGTGAGTGGCGCGAAAGTGCACATTGGCGCGGCAGAGCTGAAAGGCATGGCGCTGGCGACCATCGTGGGCGTTTGTTTGAGCTTGATCTTCAAGCTGATTAGCGTCTTGCGCCCGGAAGAAGTGGTGCTGGATGCGCCCGATAACGACAACGCAAAATCGTAAGCATCGCGCATAATTGAACCGGGCGTTGCGCCCGGTTCAACCCTCGCAAGTTTTTATGATAGACTCACTGCGTTTTTTGTAAGCCTTGTTGAGGTACCTCTGAACACGCCGGCACAGCTCTCCCTGCCATTATATTTACCCGATGATGAAACCTTCGCGAGTTTCTGGCCGGGTGATAACCCCTCTTTACTGGCGGCGTTGCAAAACGTTTTGCGCCAGGCCCATAGCGGATACATCTATTTTTGGTCGCGCGAAGGCGCAGGCCGCAGCCATTTGCTGCATGCCGCTTGTGCGGAACTTTCCCAGCGCGGCGACGCAGTGGGTTACGTGCCGCTGGATAAGCGCACCTGGTTTGTGCCGGAGGTGCTGGAAGGGATGGAGCAACTTTCGCTGGT
Coding sequences:
- the ppk1 gene encoding polyphosphate kinase 1 — protein: MGQEKLYLEKELSWLCFNERVLQEAADKSNPLIERMRFLGIYSNNLDEFYKVRFAELKRRLIISEEQGVATNSRHLLGKIQSRVLKADQEFDGLYNDLLLEMARNQIFLINERQLSQNQQSWLRSYFKQYLRQHITPTLINRETNLVRFLKDDYTYLAVEIIRGDDTRYALLEIPSDKVPRFVNLPPETPRRRKPMILLDNILRYCLDDIFKGFFDYDTLNAYSMKMTRDAEYDLVHEMESSLMELMSSSLKQRLTAEPVRFVYQRDMPDAMVEMLREKLTISRYDSIIPGGRYHNFKDFIGFPNVGKANLVNKPLPRLRHVWFDKFRNGFDAIRERDVLLYYPYHTFEHVLELLRQASFDPNVLAIKINIYRVAKDSRIIDSMIHAAHNGKKVTVVVELQARFDEEANIHWAKRLTEAGAQVIFSAPGLKIHAKLFLISRMEGEEIVRYAHIGTGNFNEKTARIYTDYSLITADARITNEVRRVFNFIENPYRPVNFEYLLVSPQNSRRLLYDMIDAEIANAQNGQPSGITLKLNNLVDKSLVDRLYAASSSGVPVNLLVRGMCSLIPDLEGISENIRVISIVDRYLEHDRIYIFENGGDKRVYLSSADWMTRNIDYRIEVAAPLLDPRLKQRVLDIIELLFSDTVKARYIDKELSNRYVPRGNRRKVRAQLAIYDYIKSLEQPD
- the purN gene encoding phosphoribosylglycinamide formyltransferase; the protein is MKNIVVLISGNGSNLQAIIDACKQKKINGTLRAVFSNKADAFGLERAREANIPAHALSAEQFASRDAFDRELMLEIDAYAPDLVVLAGYMRILSPAFVAHYAGRLLNIHPSLLPKYPGLHTHRQVLENGDEEHGTSVHFVTDELDGGPVILQAKVPVFDGDTEDEVTERVQAQEHAIYPLVVSWFVEGRLTMKENSAWLDGVCLPPEGYAADES
- the purM gene encoding phosphoribosylformylglycinamidine cyclo-ligase — translated: MTDKTSLSYKDAGVDIDAGNALVDRIKGVVKKTRRPEVMGGLGGFGALCALPQKYREPVLVSGTDGVGTKLRLAMDLQRHDTIGIDLVAMCVNDLVVQGAEPLFFLDYYATGKLDVDTAASVINGIAEGCLQSGCALVGGETAEMPGMYHGDDYDVAGFCVGVVEKSEIIDGTKVADGDVLVALASSGPHSNGYSLVRKVLEVSGADPLTTQLEGKPLADHLLEPTRIYVKSVLELIANVDVHAIAHLTGGGFWENIPRVLPDNTQAVIDESSWQWPAVFNWLQNAGNVSRHEMYRTFNCGVGMVIALPAQEADKAIDFLNTKGENAWKIGIIKASDSSERVVIE
- the upp gene encoding uracil phosphoribosyltransferase; the protein is MKVVEVKHPLVKHKLGLMRENDISTKRFRELASEVGSLLTYEATADLETEKVTIEGWNGPVQVDQIKGKKITVVPILRAGLGMMEGVLEHVPSARISVVGIYRNEETLEPVPYFQKLVSNIDERMALVVDPMLATGGSMIATIDLLKNAGCHSIKVLVLVAAPEGLAALEKAHPDVELYTASIDQGLNEHGYIIPGLGDAGDKIFGTK
- the uraA gene encoding uracil permease; this encodes MTRRAIGVSERPPLLQTIPLSLQHLFAMFGATVLVPILFHINPATVLLFNGVGTLLYIFICKGKIPAYLGSSFAFISPVLLLLPLGYEVALGGFIMCGVLFCLVSFIVKKAGTGWLDVMFPPAAMGAIVAVIGLELAGVAANMAGLLPADGQSADSRTVIISLVTLGVTVFGSVLFRGFLAIIPILIGVLAGYALSFAMGVVDTTPIAQAHWFALPTFYTPRFEWFAIFTILPAALVVIAEHVGHLVVTANIVKKDLIRDPGLHRSMFANGLSTMISGFFGSTPNTTYGENIGVMAITRVYSTWVIGGAAIIAILLSCVGKLAAAIQIIPVPVMGGVSLLLYGVIGASGIRVLIESKVDYSKAQNLILTSVILIIGVSGAKVHIGAAELKGMALATIVGVCLSLIFKLISVLRPEEVVLDAPDNDNAKS